The following coding sequences lie in one Streptomyces venezuelae genomic window:
- a CDS encoding ANTAR domain-containing protein, which yields MNVLLKDLDATRERSLRLMLRAHRASEVSNRLVAESRRRVTRLQSEAEALRRENAQLHRALTGRPVVDQARGILMAVGAHGPQGAWKVLVDTSQRTNTKLRLVAEMVVAGTTDKPVPPRIAAQLRQSLNQYTAERSPRSACG from the coding sequence GTGAACGTTCTGCTGAAAGACCTCGACGCCACCCGGGAACGCAGCCTCCGCCTCATGCTGAGGGCGCACCGGGCATCCGAGGTGAGCAACCGGCTGGTGGCGGAGTCCCGACGGCGCGTCACCCGGCTCCAGAGCGAGGCCGAGGCGCTTAGGCGCGAGAACGCCCAGCTGCACCGGGCGCTCACCGGCCGCCCCGTCGTGGACCAGGCCCGCGGCATCCTGATGGCCGTCGGCGCGCACGGGCCCCAAGGCGCCTGGAAGGTGCTCGTGGACACCTCCCAGCGCACCAACACGAAACTGCGGCTGGTCGCGGAGATGGTGGTGGCAGGCACCACGGACAAGCCGGTCCCCCCGCGCATCGCCGCGCAGCTGCGGCAGTCGCTGAACCAGTACACCGCAGAACGAAGCCCCCGGTCAGCCTGTGGCTGA
- a CDS encoding DUF3533 domain-containing protein, with protein MPDHEPHGAHGRVPTRSERWDAFKQSPFLPAIVLVFILAAAAGLFAGSYTFSMAKPTPHHIPTAVVDAKDKGDSARGKAFLDGMEKALNASLEVRRYDTREAARLDVEEQKVFAILDVARGGDKVTLDVSGASGASVAQVLAETAPKVGEKVGVPVTVKDIKPLQEGDPRGLAIFYISLAAVIIGFVGAIQLSVHARGLNPAERIGFTALYALLGAFVISAVVDWWLGALDLPFVESWLILALTMFASGMVFTMFNTLFGRWAMLPTWGLMVLLGNPSSGGAVSWPLLPSVLGHIGQWLPPGASVNAQHTAVYFGGHQHAFPFLVLGAWALVSSTVFWVWRHRHPGGRVSAPAHAGA; from the coding sequence ATGCCTGATCATGAGCCGCACGGCGCGCACGGGCGCGTTCCCACCCGGAGCGAGCGGTGGGACGCGTTCAAGCAGTCGCCCTTCCTGCCCGCGATCGTGCTGGTGTTCATCCTGGCGGCCGCCGCCGGGCTCTTCGCCGGTTCGTACACGTTCTCCATGGCGAAACCGACCCCGCACCACATCCCCACCGCGGTGGTCGACGCCAAGGACAAGGGCGACTCGGCCCGCGGCAAGGCCTTCCTCGACGGCATGGAGAAGGCCCTGAACGCCTCCCTGGAGGTGCGCCGCTACGACACCCGGGAAGCCGCGCGGCTGGACGTGGAGGAGCAGAAGGTCTTCGCGATCCTGGACGTGGCCCGCGGCGGCGACAAGGTGACGCTGGACGTCTCGGGGGCGTCCGGCGCCTCCGTCGCGCAGGTCCTCGCGGAGACCGCGCCGAAGGTCGGCGAGAAGGTCGGCGTCCCCGTCACGGTGAAGGACATCAAGCCGCTCCAGGAGGGCGACCCGCGCGGCCTCGCGATCTTCTACATCTCCCTCGCCGCGGTGATCATCGGTTTCGTGGGCGCGATCCAGCTCAGCGTCCACGCGCGTGGCCTGAACCCGGCCGAGCGGATCGGGTTCACCGCGCTGTACGCACTGCTCGGCGCGTTCGTCATCTCCGCGGTCGTCGACTGGTGGCTGGGCGCGCTGGACCTGCCCTTCGTGGAGTCCTGGCTGATCCTGGCGCTGACGATGTTCGCCTCGGGCATGGTCTTCACGATGTTCAACACGCTGTTCGGGCGGTGGGCGATGCTCCCGACGTGGGGCCTGATGGTGCTCCTCGGGAACCCGTCGTCCGGCGGCGCGGTGTCGTGGCCCCTGTTGCCCTCGGTCCTCGGCCACATCGGGCAGTGGCTGCCGCCGGGGGCGTCGGTGAACGCGCAGCACACGGCGGTCTACTTCGGCGGCCACCAGCACGCGTTCCCGTTCCTGGTGCTCGGCGCGTGGGCGCTGGTGTCCTCGACGGTGTTCTGGGTGTGGCGGCACCGCCATCCGGGCGGCCGGGTCTCGGCACCGGCCCACGCGGGCGCGTAG
- a CDS encoding YceI family protein — MSAITELSELSGEYVLDTAHTRIGFVASHAVGPQVRGHFEEFEGSARLDGADPARSTVRLTIRSESLQSHNKLRDNPVRAKFLDTRNHPDITFTSTEVRRIDDTHYEVTGDLTIRGTTKPLTLDVESTGGENDAQGDVTVGFKGSAVIDRRDWGVKANPVDTLFVGSRVTVEFEVAAVRRA, encoded by the coding sequence ATGTCAGCGATCACCGAGCTCAGCGAGCTGAGCGGCGAGTACGTCCTCGACACCGCACACACCCGGATCGGGTTCGTCGCGAGCCACGCGGTGGGCCCCCAAGTGCGCGGCCACTTCGAGGAGTTCGAGGGCAGCGCGCGGCTGGACGGCGCCGACCCCGCCCGGTCCACCGTCCGTCTCACGATCCGGTCCGAGAGCCTCCAGAGCCACAACAAGCTCCGCGACAACCCGGTGCGCGCCAAGTTCCTGGACACCAGGAACCACCCCGACATCACCTTCACCTCGACCGAGGTGCGGCGGATCGACGACACCCACTACGAGGTCACCGGCGACCTGACCATCCGCGGCACCACCAAGCCCCTCACCCTGGACGTCGAGTCCACGGGCGGCGAGAACGACGCGCAGGGCGACGTCACGGTCGGCTTCAAGGGCAGCGCCGTGATCGACCGCAGGGACTGGGGCGTGAAGGCCAACCCCGTGGACACCCTCTTCGTCGGCTCCCGGGTGACGGTGGAGTTCGAGGTCGCCGCGGTCCGCCGCGCCTGA
- a CDS encoding metallopeptidase family protein produces the protein MLEMTREEFEELVGEALDRIPPELTRLMDNVAVFVEDEPPAEDPELLGLYEGTPLTDRGEWYAGVLPDRITIYRGPTLRMCESREDVVAETEIAVVHEVAHHFGIDDERLHALGYG, from the coding sequence GTGCTGGAGATGACGCGCGAGGAGTTCGAGGAACTGGTCGGCGAGGCGCTCGACCGGATTCCGCCGGAGTTGACCCGGCTGATGGACAACGTGGCCGTTTTCGTCGAGGACGAGCCACCGGCCGAGGATCCCGAGTTGCTCGGGCTGTACGAGGGGACTCCGCTGACCGACCGGGGCGAGTGGTACGCCGGGGTGCTGCCGGACCGCATCACGATCTACCGGGGGCCGACGCTGCGCATGTGCGAGTCGCGCGAGGACGTCGTCGCCGAGACGGAGATCGCAGTGGTGCACGAGGTCGCGCACCACTTCGGCATCGACGACGAGCGGCTGCACGCGCTGGGGTACGGGTGA
- a CDS encoding cytochrome c biogenesis CcdA family protein produces the protein MTADVGYFAAFLGGLLALVSPCSALLLPAFFAYSIDSTSRLVARTGIFYAGLATTLVPLGAAGSYAGRFFFGHRDQLVLVAGWLIIGLGVLQILGMGFASRRMAELSGRIRPTTAFSVYALGAVYGLAGFCAGPILGSVLTVAAVSGSPVYGGLLLAVYALGMAVPLFVLALLWERFDLGRRRWLRGRAFRLGRFELHTTSLLSGLFFIALGALFLVYDGTTALPGLLGVDDSFAVEQWAGDLGRAVPDSVLLVGVVALVGAVLGVRGWRRRENDRSDSPVTK, from the coding sequence GTGACCGCCGACGTCGGATACTTCGCCGCGTTCCTGGGCGGACTCCTCGCCCTGGTCAGCCCGTGCAGCGCCCTGCTCCTGCCCGCCTTCTTCGCCTACTCCATCGACTCCACCTCGCGCCTCGTCGCCCGCACCGGCATCTTCTACGCGGGACTCGCCACGACCCTGGTGCCGCTCGGCGCCGCCGGGTCCTACGCGGGCCGCTTCTTCTTCGGCCACCGCGACCAGCTGGTGCTCGTCGCGGGCTGGCTGATCATCGGGCTCGGCGTGCTCCAGATCCTCGGCATGGGCTTCGCGTCGCGGCGGATGGCGGAGCTGTCGGGCCGCATCCGCCCGACCACGGCGTTCTCCGTGTACGCGCTGGGCGCGGTGTACGGGCTCGCCGGGTTCTGCGCGGGGCCGATCCTCGGCAGCGTCCTGACGGTGGCCGCGGTGAGCGGAAGCCCGGTGTACGGAGGGCTGCTGCTCGCCGTGTACGCGCTGGGGATGGCGGTGCCGCTCTTCGTGCTCGCGCTGCTCTGGGAGCGGTTCGACCTGGGGCGCCGCAGGTGGCTGCGGGGCCGGGCGTTCCGGCTCGGGCGGTTCGAGCTGCACACGACGTCGCTGCTGTCGGGCCTCTTCTTCATCGCTCTGGGCGCGCTGTTCCTCGTGTACGACGGGACGACGGCGCTGCCGGGGCTGCTCGGCGTGGACGACTCGTTCGCGGTGGAGCAGTGGGCGGGCGACCTCGGCCGGGCGGTACCGGACTCGGTGCTGCTCGTGGGGGTCGTGGCGCTTGTGGGGGCGGTGCTCGGGGTACGCGGGTGGCGCAGGCGCGAGAACGATAGGTCTGATTCGCCCGTTACCAAGTGA
- a CDS encoding metallophosphoesterase gives MARDFTVVLQGVRRAGRALVGHYRARRTHPVNELVSPPHPYARALDLITVVLLGAWLGLLIVGSVRAPVGPMDTRMTLRPSVSGGTKIDVSPLGALELRSHTAPIRLDVDVDRLDPVRSQALVDHPERLAGLQDEVARDVGHGTLDLAVRSCVAVVSGATALGLAVYRRPRRALAAGGLALALLAASGTAAYATWNPKSVLEPKFSGLLSSAPSVVGDARSIVSEFDVYQQELARLVTNVTKLYDVTSTLPAYQPDPTTMRVLHVSDIHLNPASWKIVSSLVEQYGIDVIVDSGDTMDHGSATENGFLDPIPDLGAPYVWVRGNHDSHTTQRYLERFKNVHVLDDGRAETVAGLRFAGIGDPQYTPDRSEKAGGDAVEHLAGIRLASALRAEQAAGTPVDVAVAHNPTAARETDGEVPLVLAGHIHRQEMEVMEKGTRLRVEGSTGGSGLRAVDDKYPDPVEASVLYLDRTTKRLQAWDEIRLGGLGLTKAEVSRHLPKENRPGAPPAPTSPAPSSDRPAEGRSPGSG, from the coding sequence ATGGCCCGCGACTTCACCGTCGTCCTCCAGGGCGTACGCAGGGCGGGCCGCGCCCTCGTAGGCCACTACCGCGCTCGCCGCACCCACCCCGTCAACGAGCTGGTCAGCCCGCCCCACCCGTACGCCCGCGCCCTCGACCTGATCACGGTCGTCCTGCTCGGCGCCTGGCTCGGGCTCCTCATCGTCGGCAGCGTGCGCGCACCCGTCGGCCCGATGGACACCCGCATGACCCTGCGCCCCTCCGTCTCCGGCGGCACGAAGATCGACGTCTCGCCGCTCGGCGCCCTGGAACTCCGCTCCCACACGGCCCCCATCCGCCTCGACGTCGACGTGGACCGCCTCGACCCGGTCCGCTCCCAGGCCCTCGTCGACCACCCCGAGCGGCTCGCCGGGCTCCAGGACGAGGTGGCGCGCGACGTCGGCCACGGCACGCTCGACCTGGCCGTACGCTCCTGCGTCGCCGTCGTCTCCGGCGCCACCGCACTGGGCCTCGCCGTCTACCGCCGCCCGCGCCGCGCCCTGGCCGCCGGCGGCCTCGCGCTGGCCCTCCTCGCGGCGTCCGGCACCGCCGCGTACGCCACCTGGAACCCGAAGTCCGTCCTGGAGCCGAAGTTCTCGGGACTGCTCAGCAGCGCTCCCTCCGTCGTCGGCGACGCCCGCAGCATCGTCAGCGAATTCGACGTCTACCAGCAGGAGTTGGCGCGCCTCGTCACCAATGTCACCAAGCTCTACGACGTGACGTCCACGCTCCCCGCCTACCAGCCGGACCCCACCACGATGCGCGTCCTGCACGTCTCGGACATCCACCTGAACCCGGCGAGCTGGAAGATCGTCTCGTCCCTCGTCGAGCAGTACGGCATCGACGTCATCGTCGACTCGGGCGACACCATGGACCACGGCTCGGCCACCGAGAACGGCTTCCTCGACCCGATCCCCGACCTCGGCGCGCCCTACGTGTGGGTGCGCGGCAACCACGACTCGCACACCACCCAGCGCTACCTGGAGCGCTTCAAGAACGTCCACGTCCTCGACGACGGCAGGGCCGAGACGGTCGCGGGCCTGCGCTTCGCCGGCATCGGCGACCCGCAGTACACGCCGGACCGCTCGGAGAAGGCGGGCGGCGACGCGGTCGAGCACCTCGCGGGCATACGGCTCGCGTCCGCCCTGCGCGCCGAGCAGGCGGCGGGCACCCCGGTCGACGTGGCCGTCGCGCACAACCCGACGGCCGCGCGGGAGACCGACGGCGAGGTGCCGCTCGTCCTCGCGGGGCACATCCACCGCCAGGAGATGGAGGTCATGGAGAAGGGCACCCGGCTGCGCGTCGAGGGATCGACGGGCGGCAGCGGGCTGCGCGCGGTCGACGACAAGTACCCCGACCCGGTCGAGGCGTCGGTCCTCTATCTGGACCGTACGACCAAACGGCTGCAGGCCTGGGACGAGATCAGGCTGGGCGGTCTGGGCCTGACGAAGGCGGAGGTCAGCCGCCATCTCCCCAAGGAGAACCGCCCCGGCGCACCCCCCGCCCCGACCTCCCCCGCTCCCTCCTCCGACCGGCCCGCGGAGGGCCGGTCCCCGGGGTCCGGATAA
- a CDS encoding DEAD/DEAH box helicase gives MSIFSSDHAVLPENEIVESVENDAVVAVADTADTAETVQVQDVTEAEASQTDAVEADASDAEPELTFADLGLPEGVVRKLAQNGVTTPFPIQAATIPDALAGKDILGRGRTGSGKTLSFGLPMLATLAAEGRTEKKKPRGVILTPTRELAMQVADALQPYGDVLGLKMKVVCGGTSMGNQIYALERGVDILVATPGRLRDIINRGACSLENTQIAVLDEADQMSDLGFLPEVTELLDQVPAGGQRMLFSATMENEISTLVKRYLTDPVTHEVDSAQGNVTTMTHHILIVKPRDKAPVTAAIAARKGRTIIFVRTQLGADRIAEQLCDSGVKADALHGGMTQGARTRVLEDFKKGYVNALVATDVAARGIHVDGIDLVLNVDPAGDHKDYLHRSGRTARAGRSGTVVSLSLPHQRRQIFRLMEDAGVDATRHIINGGGTFDPEVAEITGARSMTEVQADSAGNAATQAEREVKDLTKELERATRRAAELREEADRLTARAARERGDDPEVAIAEATAAAEAVVEAAVSVPEQPAPAAERSSSYDNRRPQRDERGNYERDRRNDRGDRGDRGGFNRDRRDDRPSGGFRRDDNRGGGFRRDDRRDDNRGGGFRRDDNRGGGFNRDRRDDNRGGGFRRDERRDDNRGGGFNRDRRDDRPSGGFRRDDNRGGGFNRDRRDDRPSGGFRRDDRPSGGHRGSDRPFNRDRRDDRPSGGYRSGGHDRPSYNRRDDRSGSGSGTGSFGRRDDKPRWKRNG, from the coding sequence ATGTCCATTTTCAGTTCTGACCACGCCGTCCTGCCCGAGAACGAGATCGTCGAGTCCGTCGAGAACGACGCCGTAGTGGCCGTCGCCGACACCGCCGACACCGCCGAGACCGTCCAGGTCCAGGACGTCACCGAGGCCGAGGCCTCCCAGACCGACGCCGTCGAGGCCGACGCCTCCGACGCCGAGCCCGAGCTCACCTTCGCGGACCTCGGTCTGCCCGAGGGTGTCGTCCGCAAGCTCGCGCAGAACGGCGTGACCACCCCCTTCCCGATCCAGGCCGCGACCATCCCGGACGCCCTGGCCGGCAAGGACATCCTCGGCCGCGGCCGCACCGGCTCCGGCAAGACCCTCTCCTTCGGTCTGCCGATGCTCGCGACGCTCGCCGCCGAGGGCCGCACCGAGAAGAAGAAGCCCCGCGGCGTCATCCTCACCCCGACCCGTGAGCTCGCGATGCAGGTCGCGGACGCCCTCCAGCCCTACGGCGACGTGCTCGGCCTCAAGATGAAGGTCGTCTGCGGCGGTACGTCGATGGGCAACCAGATCTACGCCCTGGAGCGCGGCGTCGACATCCTCGTCGCCACCCCGGGCCGTCTGCGCGACATCATCAACCGCGGCGCCTGCTCGCTGGAGAACACCCAGATCGCCGTCCTCGACGAGGCCGACCAGATGTCGGACCTGGGCTTCCTGCCCGAGGTCACCGAACTGCTCGACCAGGTGCCGGCCGGCGGCCAGCGCATGCTGTTCTCGGCCACGATGGAGAACGAGATCTCCACGCTGGTCAAGCGCTACCTGACCGACCCCGTCACGCACGAGGTCGACAGCGCGCAGGGCAACGTCACGACCATGACGCACCACATCCTGATCGTGAAGCCGCGCGACAAGGCGCCGGTCACCGCCGCCATCGCCGCGCGCAAGGGCCGCACGATCATCTTCGTCCGCACCCAGCTGGGCGCCGACCGCATCGCCGAGCAGCTCTGCGACTCGGGCGTGAAGGCCGACGCGCTGCACGGCGGCATGACGCAGGGTGCCCGCACCCGCGTGCTCGAGGACTTCAAGAAGGGCTACGTCAACGCCCTCGTCGCCACCGACGTCGCCGCCCGCGGCATCCACGTCGACGGCATCGACCTGGTCCTGAATGTGGACCCGGCCGGCGACCACAAGGACTACCTGCACCGCTCCGGCCGTACGGCCCGCGCGGGCCGCTCCGGCACGGTCGTGTCCCTGTCCCTTCCGCACCAGCGCCGCCAGATCTTCCGCCTCATGGAGGACGCGGGCGTCGACGCCACGCGCCACATCATCAACGGCGGCGGCACCTTCGACCCGGAGGTCGCCGAGATCACCGGCGCCCGCTCGATGACCGAGGTGCAGGCCGACTCCGCGGGCAATGCCGCGACCCAGGCCGAGCGCGAGGTCAAGGACCTCACCAAGGAGCTGGAGCGCGCCACGCGCCGCGCCGCCGAGCTGCGCGAGGAGGCCGACCGCCTCACCGCGCGTGCCGCCCGCGAGCGCGGTGACGACCCGGAGGTGGCGATCGCCGAGGCCACCGCCGCCGCGGAGGCCGTCGTCGAGGCCGCCGTGTCGGTGCCGGAGCAGCCGGCCCCCGCCGCCGAGCGTTCCTCCTCGTACGACAACCGCCGCCCGCAGCGTGACGAGCGCGGCAACTACGAGCGCGACCGCCGCAACGACCGCGGTGACCGCGGTGACCGCGGTGGCTTCAATCGCGACCGTCGTGACGACCGTCCCTCGGGCGGCTTCCGCCGCGACGACAACCGTGGTGGCGGCTTCCGCCGCGACGACCGTCGTGACGACAACCGTGGCGGTGGCTTCCGCCGGGACGACAACCGTGGCGGTGGCTTCAACCGCGACCGTCGTGACGACAACCGTGGTGGCGGCTTCCGCCGCGACGAGCGCCGTGACGACAACCGCGGTGGCGGCTTCAACCGCGACCGTCGCGACGACCGTCCCTCGGGCGGCTTCCGCCGCGACGACAACCGTGGCGGCGGCTTCAACCGCGACCGTCGCGACGACCGTCCCTCCGGCGGCTTCCGCCGCGACGACCGCCCCTCCGGCGGCCACCGCGGCAGCGACCGTCCGTTCAACCGCGACCGTCGCGACGACCGTCCCTCGGGCGGCTACCGCTCCGGCGGCCACGACCGCCCGTCGTACAACCGCCGCGACGACCGCTCCGGCTCCGGCTCCGGCACGGGTTCGTTCGGCCGCCGCGACGACAAGCCGCGCTGGAAGCGCAACGGCTGA
- a CDS encoding DsbA family protein has protein sequence MPSNNPKKSRNIAIGAGVAVAAVLLGVASYTATKPADSSGGGTVKEEAAGAAPSTGSQAGVYPELEKLARRDGKDPLAQGRADAPVVMVEYADFKCGFCGKFARDTEPGLVKKYVEDGTLRIEWRNFPIFGADSERAARAAWAAGRQGRFWQFHEAAYAEGSKEKGFGDARLKELAKDAGVKDVDKFVTDAGSDAAKSAVKKDQEEAYGLGAAATPSFVINGRPISGAQPDQVFHQAIESAAKSAKPAGKKGGGSE, from the coding sequence ATGCCCAGCAACAACCCCAAGAAGAGCCGCAACATCGCCATCGGCGCGGGTGTCGCCGTCGCCGCGGTGCTGCTCGGCGTCGCCTCGTACACGGCGACCAAGCCCGCCGACTCCTCCGGAGGCGGCACCGTCAAGGAGGAGGCCGCGGGCGCCGCGCCCTCCACCGGATCGCAGGCCGGCGTCTACCCCGAGCTGGAGAAGCTCGCCCGGCGTGACGGCAAGGACCCGCTCGCGCAGGGCCGCGCGGACGCGCCCGTCGTGATGGTCGAGTACGCCGACTTCAAGTGCGGCTTCTGCGGCAAGTTCGCCCGCGACACCGAGCCCGGCCTCGTGAAGAAGTACGTCGAGGACGGCACCCTGCGCATCGAATGGCGCAACTTCCCGATCTTCGGCGCGGACTCCGAGCGGGCCGCGCGGGCCGCGTGGGCGGCGGGCAGGCAGGGCCGCTTCTGGCAGTTCCACGAGGCCGCGTACGCCGAGGGCTCGAAGGAGAAGGGCTTCGGCGACGCACGCCTGAAGGAGCTCGCGAAGGACGCCGGGGTCAAGGACGTCGACAAGTTCGTCACCGACGCGGGCAGCGACGCGGCGAAGAGCGCCGTGAAGAAGGACCAGGAGGAGGCGTACGGCCTCGGGGCCGCCGCGACGCCCTCCTTCGTGATCAACGGGCGGCCCATCTCGGGCGCCCAGCCGGACCAGGTCTTCCACCAGGCCATCGAGTCGGCGGCGAAGAGCGCGAAGCCGGCCGGCAAGAAGGGCGGGGGCTCCGAGTGA
- a CDS encoding alginate lyase family protein has product MAAVARRRRQRVLVLLVAPLLVALAAGCGGEGDGDGGTRTAAARPLDLAFTHPGVLVGKEQLERARDRVRGREQPWFAAYEQMRRSKYAADDYTARPYAVVECPPDTRPGRGCVEEREDALAAYTHALLWNVTGERAHAEKAVQIMDAWAKVVTGHTEDNAGLQTAWAASSWARAAEAVRYTYDGWPDGQLLRFERMLRNAYLPQVRDGAVERNGNWDLVMADATMSMAVFLDDHATFEKAVRHFRTRVPAYFYLESDGKLPVSPAGSGIDTAAELKKYWFGQGTYADGLSQETCRNFKHASYSLAAASHLAETARHQGVDLYGEVKDRLRAAFEFHSKYQLGAAAPSWLCGGRVQRDMGPDTEVGLSHLRGRLGLEMPQTERYTRERRPEGTDGLFVAWETLTHADSA; this is encoded by the coding sequence ATGGCAGCAGTGGCTCGCAGGCGGCGGCAGCGCGTTCTCGTACTGCTCGTGGCACCGCTTCTCGTCGCCCTCGCCGCGGGCTGCGGCGGCGAGGGCGACGGCGACGGGGGTACGCGTACGGCGGCCGCCCGGCCCCTCGACCTCGCGTTCACGCATCCCGGTGTGCTCGTCGGCAAGGAGCAGCTGGAGCGGGCGCGGGACCGGGTGCGGGGGCGGGAGCAGCCCTGGTTCGCGGCGTACGAGCAGATGCGGCGCAGCAAGTACGCGGCCGACGACTACACCGCGCGGCCGTACGCCGTCGTCGAGTGTCCGCCCGACACGCGGCCCGGCCGGGGGTGCGTCGAGGAGCGTGAGGACGCGCTGGCGGCGTACACGCACGCCCTGCTCTGGAACGTGACCGGCGAGCGAGCCCACGCCGAGAAGGCCGTGCAGATCATGGACGCCTGGGCGAAGGTCGTCACCGGGCACACCGAGGACAACGCCGGACTGCAGACCGCGTGGGCCGCCTCGTCCTGGGCGCGGGCCGCCGAAGCCGTGCGCTACACGTACGACGGCTGGCCCGACGGGCAGCTCCTGCGTTTCGAGCGGATGCTCCGCAACGCCTACCTGCCCCAGGTCCGCGACGGCGCCGTCGAGCGCAACGGCAACTGGGACCTGGTCATGGCCGACGCCACCATGAGCATGGCCGTCTTCCTCGACGACCACGCCACGTTCGAGAAGGCCGTGCGGCACTTCAGGACGCGCGTGCCCGCGTACTTCTATCTGGAGTCCGACGGGAAGCTGCCCGTCTCCCCGGCGGGCAGCGGCATCGACACCGCCGCCGAGCTGAAGAAGTACTGGTTCGGGCAGGGCACGTACGCCGACGGGCTCTCGCAGGAGACCTGCCGCAACTTCAAGCACGCGAGCTACTCCCTCGCCGCCGCCTCGCACCTGGCGGAGACCGCCCGTCACCAGGGCGTCGACCTGTACGGAGAGGTCAAGGACCGGCTCCGGGCGGCCTTCGAGTTCCACTCCAAGTACCAGCTGGGCGCGGCGGCGCCCAGCTGGCTGTGCGGCGGCAGGGTGCAGCGCGACATGGGACCCGACACGGAGGTCGGCCTCAGCCATCTGCGGGGACGCCTGGGGCTCGAGATGCCGCAGACCGAGAGGTACACGCGGGAGCGGCGGCCCGAGGGCACGGACGGCCTCTTCGTGGCCTGGGAGACCCTCACGCACGCCGACAGCGCGTAA